One stretch of Jiangella gansuensis DSM 44835 DNA includes these proteins:
- a CDS encoding PadR family transcriptional regulator — protein MDDLTEMLKGTLEGCVLEIIGSEETYGYAITRRLNELGFADVIEGTIYTILLRLEKNGLVQVTKRPSDLGPPRKFYALNDAGREELARFWAKWEYITSRIDKLKEGGR, from the coding sequence ATGGACGACCTGACGGAAATGCTGAAGGGCACGCTCGAGGGCTGCGTGCTCGAGATCATCGGCAGCGAGGAGACCTACGGGTACGCCATCACACGTCGGCTCAACGAGCTCGGCTTCGCCGACGTCATCGAGGGGACGATTTACACCATCCTGCTCCGACTGGAGAAGAACGGGCTCGTCCAGGTGACGAAACGACCGTCCGACCTGGGCCCGCCGCGCAAGTTCTATGCGCTCAACGACGCGGGACGCGAAGAACTCGCAAGATTCTGGGCGAAATGGGAGTACATCACATCTCGGATCGACAAGCTCAAGGAGGGCGGGCGATGA
- a CDS encoding DUF1048 domain-containing protein, with protein sequence MGIQDIIEGKKQWRSHLARVKALPPDYQIVYKEIQRYFFKIGPVGLADGSLLTGIVDFFEEGVAAGKGVLELIGTDVAAFCDDLVKDSPTYADIYQESISARRPVEE encoded by the coding sequence GTGGGCATCCAGGACATCATCGAGGGAAAGAAGCAATGGCGGTCGCACCTGGCGCGGGTCAAGGCGCTCCCACCGGACTACCAGATCGTCTACAAGGAGATTCAGCGGTACTTCTTCAAGATCGGGCCGGTCGGGTTGGCTGACGGGTCCCTGCTCACGGGGATCGTGGACTTCTTCGAGGAGGGCGTCGCGGCCGGCAAGGGGGTTCTGGAGCTCATCGGCACCGACGTCGCGGCCTTCTGCGACGACCTGGTGAAAGACTCGCCTACCTATGCGGACATCTATCAGGAATCCATCAGCGCGAGGCGCCCGGTCGAGGAGTAG
- a CDS encoding metallophosphoesterase family protein has product MTIRARGRASVALLAAATATSVVAGLFAGLSAGAATDDERAERASQRLGHQTLWRESFNGLAGEVAASGYTHSGPKGWSVEIAPEMSAGGVDDWRGWTFTTREHWVAAEDQMRHRFGRADDVIAVADSDEYDDAPGAADRYDTTLVSAPVRVWGHDAVELTFDSHLRPWTGQTATVTVEFDGSGIQTELLRYDSTNTVNNYDGTLANSTEALRVDVPQGVRQAVFRWRLDAPRNSWYWAVDSVSVRTTATPTPPVDEATSLWVVSDIQGHPGDLAHGLRDLSAVRPDAAGMLMVGDIVNSGTTREWQEIYDVMDGAQDIVPDEVVAAIGNHESYAGETWETLRDRFLQFASRDRVWDEYVISGAGGDVPVLVLGQEYPRPPEVGMSDEQVAWFESRLDHWTRQRKQVVVITHFPLGDTVSASWIPWYHDHHERNAELTAILGDHPNAILLTGHTHYPFELGDWAVQRRVPGGHPDGFTAVNTGAMHVEWDARGENTSGISEVVTRDINRGLTLDVYADRVVIEARDFGLPDASGDNDVNEVVRRLEITNPLIHGRPR; this is encoded by the coding sequence ATGACGATCCGAGCGCGCGGTCGCGCGAGTGTGGCCCTGTTGGCGGCGGCGACGGCGACGTCGGTGGTCGCCGGCCTGTTCGCCGGGCTGTCGGCCGGTGCCGCAACGGACGACGAGCGAGCTGAGCGCGCGTCCCAGCGGCTCGGCCACCAGACCCTGTGGCGGGAGAGCTTCAACGGCCTGGCCGGCGAGGTCGCCGCCTCCGGCTACACCCACTCCGGGCCGAAGGGCTGGTCGGTCGAGATCGCGCCCGAGATGAGCGCCGGCGGCGTCGACGACTGGCGCGGCTGGACGTTCACCACGCGCGAGCACTGGGTCGCCGCCGAGGACCAGATGCGCCACCGGTTCGGCCGCGCCGACGACGTCATCGCCGTCGCCGACTCCGACGAGTACGACGACGCACCGGGTGCGGCCGACCGCTACGACACCACGCTCGTGTCGGCACCGGTGCGGGTCTGGGGCCACGACGCCGTCGAGCTGACCTTCGACTCCCACCTGCGGCCATGGACCGGCCAGACCGCCACCGTCACGGTCGAGTTCGACGGCAGCGGCATCCAGACCGAACTACTGCGCTACGACAGCACCAACACGGTGAACAACTACGACGGCACCCTCGCCAACAGCACCGAAGCGCTGCGGGTGGACGTACCCCAGGGCGTGCGACAGGCGGTGTTCCGCTGGCGGCTCGATGCGCCGCGCAACTCCTGGTACTGGGCCGTCGACAGCGTCTCCGTCCGCACCACCGCGACACCCACCCCGCCCGTCGACGAGGCCACCTCGCTGTGGGTGGTCAGCGACATCCAGGGCCACCCCGGCGACCTCGCGCACGGCTTGCGCGACCTGTCCGCCGTCCGGCCCGACGCCGCCGGCATGCTGATGGTCGGCGACATCGTGAACTCCGGCACCACCCGGGAGTGGCAGGAGATCTACGACGTCATGGACGGTGCGCAGGACATCGTCCCGGACGAGGTGGTGGCCGCGATCGGCAACCACGAGAGCTACGCCGGCGAGACCTGGGAGACGCTGCGCGACCGCTTCCTCCAGTTCGCTTCGCGCGACCGGGTGTGGGACGAGTACGTCATTTCCGGCGCCGGCGGGGACGTCCCCGTCCTGGTGCTCGGCCAGGAGTACCCCCGGCCGCCGGAGGTCGGGATGTCCGACGAGCAGGTCGCCTGGTTCGAGTCGCGCCTGGACCACTGGACCCGGCAGCGCAAGCAGGTCGTCGTCATCACGCACTTCCCGCTCGGCGACACCGTCTCCGCGTCGTGGATCCCCTGGTACCACGACCACCACGAACGCAACGCCGAACTGACCGCGATCCTGGGCGACCACCCCAACGCCATCCTGCTCACCGGGCACACCCACTATCCGTTCGAACTCGGCGACTGGGCCGTCCAGCGGCGCGTCCCCGGCGGCCACCCCGACGGGTTCACCGCCGTCAACACCGGCGCCATGCACGTCGAATGGGACGCCCGCGGCGAGAACACCAGTGGCATCTCCGAAGTGGTCACCCGCGACATCAACCGCGGCCTCACCCTCGACGTCTATGCCGACCGCGTCGTCATCGAGGCCCGCGACTTCGGCCTCCCCGACGCTTCCGGCGACAACGACGTCAACGAGGTCGTCCGCCGCCTCGAGATCACCAACCCCCTGATCCACGGCCGCCCCCGCTGA
- a CDS encoding S66 peptidase family protein, producing MTARAVAAGMRPRRLVPGDRVAVVAPSGPVPKDRLDRGCDILRGWGLDVVVMPHVLDTHASFGYLAGADADRAADLEAAWCDPDVAAVLCARGGYGVQRLSELLDWSRMAAAVRDNGPKAFVGYSDITALHAAFATKLGVATVHGPMVATEAFVTDGRTSSSLREQLFAPESDTARVLTSPGARCLVPGLASGVTAGGCLALVAAELGTPTGLPSAAGAIVLLEDVDEKAYRIDGFLTHLLRAGWFDGVAGIALGSWHECEPVEDLVLDRLGGLGVPIVTELGFGHGPSTISVPLGVPAVLDADAATLTLAIPAST from the coding sequence ATGACGGCGCGCGCTGTGGCGGCGGGGATGCGGCCGCGCCGGCTGGTGCCGGGGGACCGGGTCGCCGTCGTCGCGCCGAGCGGCCCGGTGCCGAAGGACCGTCTCGACCGAGGCTGCGACATCTTGCGCGGCTGGGGCCTGGACGTCGTCGTCATGCCGCACGTCCTGGACACGCATGCGTCGTTCGGGTACCTGGCCGGCGCCGACGCCGACCGGGCCGCCGACCTCGAAGCCGCCTGGTGCGACCCTGACGTGGCCGCCGTGTTGTGCGCGCGGGGCGGGTACGGCGTCCAACGGCTGTCCGAGCTGCTCGACTGGTCGCGGATGGCGGCGGCGGTGCGGGACAACGGCCCGAAGGCGTTCGTCGGCTACAGCGACATCACCGCACTGCACGCCGCGTTCGCCACCAAGCTCGGGGTGGCCACGGTGCACGGCCCGATGGTCGCCACCGAGGCGTTCGTGACCGACGGGCGGACGTCGTCGTCCCTGCGGGAGCAGCTGTTCGCGCCGGAGTCGGACACCGCCCGGGTGCTGACGTCGCCGGGGGCTCGGTGCCTGGTGCCGGGGCTCGCATCCGGTGTGACCGCGGGAGGCTGTCTCGCACTGGTGGCCGCCGAGCTCGGGACGCCGACCGGCCTGCCGTCGGCGGCCGGCGCGATCGTGCTGCTGGAGGACGTGGACGAGAAGGCCTACCGGATCGACGGTTTCCTCACCCACCTGCTGCGGGCCGGCTGGTTCGACGGCGTAGCCGGGATCGCCCTGGGCTCCTGGCACGAGTGCGAACCCGTGGAGGACCTGGTCCTGGACCGCCTCGGCGGGCTCGGAGTCCCCATCGTGACGGAGCTCGGCTTCGGCCACGGCCCGTCCACCATCAGCGTCCCGCTCGGCGTTCCCGCGGTGCTCGACGCCGACGCCGCCACCCTGACGCTGGCCATCCCCGCATCGACCTGA
- a CDS encoding sensor histidine kinase, with translation MARARGLSVRLKLTLSYAGFLMLAGALLLATVWRFLLHYVPDRVRFSPGPFSPTRSDLLDAFAPRAAQALAFLLVFGLVGGWILAGRMLAPLTRITDATRLAADGSLAHRIQLEGRKDEFRELADAFDTMLAQLEAHVAEQQRFAANASHELRTPLAITQALLDVARNDRQRDTDELLERLHLVNTRAIDLTEALLLLSRADQRSFTREHVDLSLIAEEATEALLPLAEKRGLTLETSGAMAPTIGSQALLLQMTTNLVHNAIVHNRPEQGAVWVTTSVHPEAVALTVENTGEKLAPQLVSTLTEPFQRGATRTRADHAGVGLGLAIVKSIARAHDGTLTIVPRPGGGLRVTVRLTSARVRGDAAPV, from the coding sequence GTGGCTAGAGCACGCGGCCTGAGCGTCCGCCTCAAGCTCACCCTCAGCTACGCCGGCTTCCTCATGCTCGCGGGCGCCCTGCTGCTCGCGACCGTGTGGAGGTTCCTCCTGCACTACGTGCCCGACCGCGTGCGCTTCAGCCCCGGCCCCTTCAGCCCTACCCGCTCCGATCTCCTGGATGCTTTCGCGCCGAGGGCGGCCCAGGCGCTGGCGTTCCTACTGGTGTTCGGCCTGGTGGGAGGGTGGATTCTCGCCGGGCGGATGCTCGCCCCACTGACGCGCATCACCGACGCCACCCGTCTGGCGGCGGACGGATCGCTCGCCCACCGGATCCAGTTGGAGGGCCGCAAGGACGAGTTCCGTGAACTCGCGGACGCCTTCGACACCATGCTCGCCCAGCTCGAGGCACACGTCGCCGAACAGCAGAGATTCGCCGCCAACGCCTCCCACGAACTGCGCACCCCACTGGCTATCACGCAGGCACTCCTCGACGTCGCCCGCAACGATCGGCAGCGCGACACCGACGAGCTCCTCGAACGCCTGCACCTCGTCAACACCCGAGCGATCGACCTCACCGAGGCACTGCTCCTGCTCAGCCGCGCCGACCAACGCTCCTTCACCCGAGAACACGTCGACCTGTCCCTCATTGCGGAAGAAGCCACGGAAGCACTCCTCCCCCTCGCGGAGAAGCGCGGCCTGACCCTCGAGACCTCCGGCGCGATGGCCCCCACCATCGGCTCGCAAGCGCTCCTGCTGCAGATGACGACGAACCTCGTGCACAACGCGATCGTCCACAACCGGCCTGAACAGGGCGCCGTGTGGGTGACGACCAGCGTGCACCCCGAGGCCGTGGCACTCACTGTCGAGAATACCGGCGAGAAGCTCGCGCCGCAGTTGGTCTCGACCCTCACCGAACCGTTCCAGCGCGGCGCCACACGCACCCGCGCCGACCACGCAGGCGTCGGCCTCGGCCTGGCGATCGTCAAGAGCATCGCCCGAGCACACGACGGAACGCTCACCATCGTTCCCCGCCCCGGCGGCGGACTCCGCGTCACGGTGCGGCTCACTTCCGCGCGCGTCCGAGGAGACGCCGCACCGGTGTGA
- a CDS encoding M15 family metallopeptidase, whose amino-acid sequence MSDNHPARTRRTLSTVLAALVAALAVSATLVGVLVLRPQESSSSSGASPAVDTAVTDTPAVTPDAPSAATDRHLRPPRPAGGPHGAGDDRDVADGAVPDGVTVFDDEYPGVANLDSELLRALREAATDAADDGVTFYVNSGWRSPEYQDQLLREAISEYGSEEEAARWVSSADTSLHVSGDAVDIGPSDATAWLSEHGAEYGLCQIYGNEPWHYELRRQAVDDDCPAMYADPTRDPRMQ is encoded by the coding sequence ATGTCCGACAACCACCCAGCACGAACCCGCCGTACCCTGTCGACCGTCCTCGCTGCTCTCGTTGCCGCCCTGGCCGTCAGCGCGACGCTTGTCGGGGTCCTCGTTCTCCGGCCGCAGGAATCCTCGTCGTCGTCGGGCGCATCGCCCGCCGTCGACACGGCGGTCACCGACACCCCCGCGGTGACTCCCGACGCCCCGTCGGCGGCCACAGATCGTCACCTGAGGCCACCTCGTCCTGCGGGCGGCCCCCACGGTGCAGGTGACGATCGCGATGTGGCGGACGGCGCCGTTCCCGACGGCGTGACGGTGTTCGACGACGAGTATCCCGGCGTCGCCAACCTCGACTCCGAGCTGCTCCGAGCCCTGCGCGAAGCGGCGACGGATGCCGCGGACGACGGCGTCACGTTCTACGTCAACAGTGGCTGGCGTTCCCCGGAGTACCAGGATCAGCTGCTTCGCGAGGCGATCTCCGAGTATGGGTCGGAGGAGGAAGCGGCCCGATGGGTTTCCAGCGCGGACACGTCACTTCACGTGTCGGGGGACGCGGTCGACATCGGCCCCTCCGATGCGACGGCGTGGCTGTCCGAACACGGCGCCGAGTACGGGCTGTGCCAGATCTACGGCAACGAGCCCTGGCACTACGAACTGCGTCGTCAAGCCGTCGACGACGACTGCCCGGCCATGTATGCCGACCCCACCCGCGATCCACGGATGCAGTGA
- a CDS encoding response regulator transcription factor, whose protein sequence is MRVLVVEDEPYMAEAIRDGLRLEAITADIAGGGDTALELLSVNAYDLAVLDRDIPGPSGDEIATRIVASGSGMPILMLTAADRLDDKASGFELGADDYLTKPFALRELVLRLRALDRRRAHNRPPVRELAGLQVDPFRREVYRDGRYVALTRKQFAVLEVLVAAEGGVVSAEELLARAWDENADPFTNAVRITVSALRKRLGEPWVVATVPGVGYRIDTGPDAGGAAGERG, encoded by the coding sequence ATGCGTGTGTTGGTCGTCGAGGACGAGCCCTACATGGCAGAAGCCATCCGCGACGGGCTGCGTCTGGAAGCGATCACGGCCGACATCGCCGGTGGCGGAGACACCGCTCTGGAGCTGCTGAGCGTCAACGCCTACGACCTGGCCGTCCTCGACCGCGACATCCCTGGGCCCTCCGGCGACGAGATCGCCACACGCATCGTCGCCTCCGGCAGCGGCATGCCGATTCTCATGCTCACCGCCGCCGACCGGCTCGACGACAAGGCCTCCGGGTTCGAGCTCGGCGCCGACGACTACCTGACGAAGCCCTTCGCACTCCGAGAACTCGTACTGCGTCTCAGAGCACTCGACCGCAGGCGCGCCCACAACAGGCCACCCGTGCGAGAGCTCGCGGGCCTACAGGTGGACCCGTTCCGCCGCGAGGTCTACCGCGACGGCCGCTACGTCGCGCTCACCCGCAAGCAGTTCGCCGTGCTCGAGGTTCTCGTCGCCGCCGAAGGCGGTGTCGTCAGCGCCGAAGAGTTGCTGGCGCGGGCGTGGGACGAGAACGCCGACCCGTTCACCAACGCCGTGCGCATCACGGTCTCGGCCCTGCGCAAACGCCTCGGCGAACCCTGGGTCGTCGCCACTGTGCCCGGTGTCGGGTACCGCATCGATACCGGACCGGACGCCGGAGGCGCGGCAGGTGAGCGTGGCTAG
- a CDS encoding DUF1048 domain-containing protein, whose product MKFWETITGSDLTRDWKAFEARADALPADYRAAWDQIKGHLFPYADFTGRNLTPILDGALGLLEETAADGQSVEEVLGDDIEGFCAALAGEEGARSYRDRWREQLNRNVARKLGQLGG is encoded by the coding sequence ATGAAGTTCTGGGAGACCATCACAGGCAGCGATCTCACCAGGGACTGGAAGGCCTTCGAAGCCCGGGCCGACGCATTGCCGGCCGACTACCGGGCGGCGTGGGACCAGATCAAAGGTCATCTCTTTCCCTACGCGGACTTCACAGGTCGCAACCTGACGCCGATTCTCGACGGTGCTCTGGGGCTGCTCGAAGAGACAGCGGCCGATGGGCAGAGCGTCGAGGAAGTGCTGGGTGACGACATCGAGGGCTTCTGCGCTGCTCTGGCCGGTGAAGAAGGCGCCCGCAGCTACCGCGACCGGTGGCGCGAGCAGTTGAACCGGAACGTCGCGAGGAAACTGGGCCAGCTAGGAGGCTGA
- a CDS encoding ZIP family metal transporter, whose translation MSALLWGLLASSSLVIGALIVLVRPPGQRTVALVMAFGAGVLISAVAYDLVEDAFEHADAWTLLLGLGAGAVTFYAGDLLIDRLGGADRKRSTGAQAAGGGAAIAFGTVLDGVPESVVLGTTLVGGSGVSVAMLAAVFLSNLPEAMSATSGLVKSGTPRRSIMLLWLATTAVSGVAAWLGWYVLGGADAGAVGFVQAFAAGALLTMLADTMIPEAYEFGGPSTGLMTVLGFSVAFGLSTLA comes from the coding sequence GTGAGCGCGCTGCTGTGGGGCCTGCTGGCCAGTTCCTCACTGGTGATCGGCGCGCTCATCGTGCTGGTGCGCCCGCCCGGTCAGCGCACCGTGGCGCTGGTCATGGCGTTCGGTGCCGGCGTCCTGATCAGCGCCGTCGCCTATGACCTGGTCGAAGACGCCTTCGAGCATGCCGACGCGTGGACGCTGCTGCTCGGCCTCGGCGCGGGCGCCGTCACCTTCTACGCCGGCGACCTGCTCATCGACCGGCTCGGCGGTGCCGACCGGAAGCGCTCTACCGGCGCGCAGGCTGCCGGCGGGGGAGCGGCCATCGCGTTCGGCACCGTCCTGGACGGCGTGCCGGAGTCCGTCGTCCTCGGGACCACGCTGGTCGGCGGCTCGGGCGTCAGCGTCGCCATGCTCGCCGCGGTGTTCCTGTCCAACCTGCCCGAGGCGATGTCGGCGACGTCCGGGCTGGTGAAGTCGGGGACGCCGCGCCGTTCGATCATGCTCCTCTGGTTGGCGACGACGGCGGTGTCCGGCGTGGCCGCGTGGCTGGGCTGGTACGTCCTCGGCGGCGCGGACGCGGGTGCGGTCGGGTTCGTGCAGGCGTTCGCCGCCGGCGCTCTGCTGACCATGCTCGCCGACACCATGATCCCTGAGGCCTACGAGTTCGGCGGCCCGTCCACCGGCCTCATGACGGTGCTCGGCTTCAGCGTCGCGTTCGGCCTGAGCACCCTGGCGTAG